The stretch of DNA CGCACACGTTCACGGTTACGGAAATCCTGGTGGCATCCTCGCCTTCAGGAGCAGTGATAACGCCGGAAATGGATGCGGTGTCTGCAGCCATCGCGGGACCGGCTGTCACTGGAACCAGAAGTGCGGCGAGCAGAACGGCCAGTGAGGAGAAGATGCCTACTGCCCGCAATCGTAAAATTCCCATGACGATCTAATGCCCTCCGCTTGTGACTCGACAACGGCAGAAGGCCAGATGTCCCCCTGTATCTCCGGAAAGCATATAGCCGGCGTCAACGCTCGAGCGCTTACCCGCTGAATCGCACACGAATCCGTATCCGGACAAATCAGTCAGATACGTCTTCCTTGAGCCCTCTCTGAGCTGGGCAGATGTCTCAGGCAACTAACACGTCGGCCGAAAACCCGTTCATCCGGGTTCAGCTCCTCGGCCCTCAAAGTGCGTGGTACACCCGCAACTCACACCTTGAAGTACTTGGCCTCCGGGTGGTGGAACACGAACGCGTCGGTGGACTGCTCGGGGTGGAGCATCAGTTCGTCGCTGAGGATCACGCCCATGCGCTCGGGCTTGAGCAGCTCCACCACCTTGCGGCGGTCCTCCATATCCGGGCAGGCGGGGTAGCCCAGCGAGAACCGGGCACCGCGGTAGTCCAGCTTGAACAGGCCGGCCTTGTCCTTGGGTTCTTCGGCGGCGAAGCCCAGCTCCTTGCGGATCCGGGAGTGCCAGAACTCGGCCAGGGATTCGGTGAGCTGCATGACCAGGCCGTTGAGCTCGTAGTAGTCGCGGTACTGGTTGGCGGCGAACATCTTGGAGGTGAACTCCTCGATCTTCGAGCCGGCGGTGACCAGCTGCACCGGCAGCACGTCGATCTGGCCCGACTCGCGGGACCGCACAAAGTCGGCCAGGCAGAGGTGCCGGTCGCGGCGCTGGCGCGGAAAGCTGAAGCGCAGGCGCTCGGTGCCGATCGAACCGCCTGAACCGCCGTCCGGGGCGAGCAGGCCCGCGGCGCCCAGGACGCCGTCGCGGTCTTCGCCGTGGTGCAGCACCACCACGTCCTCGCCTTCGGTGACAACCGGGAAGTACCCGTACGCCACGGAGGCGTCCAGCATGCCCTCGCCGAGGATGCGGTCCAGCCAGTAGCGCAGGCGCGGCCGGCCTTCGCGTTCCACCAGTTCCTCGTAGGAGGCGCCGTCCTCGCCGCGGCCGGGCTTGAGGCCCCACTGGCCCATGAAGGTGGCGCGTTCGTCGAGGAAGCTGGCGTAGTCGTTCAGTGCTACGCCGCGCACAATGCGGGTGCCCCAGAACGGCGGCGCGGGCACCGCGTTGTCAGCGACGACGTCGGACCGGCCGGGCATTGCCTCGGGCTCGGTCACGGTGAAGGTGGGGCCGCTGCGGTGGATGCGCTTCTTCAGCGGCGGCAGGCCCACGGAGTTAGGGTCCTCGCCGCGGGCCACGCGGACCAGCGGTTCCATCAGGGCCAGGCCTTCGAAGGCGTCCTTGGCGTAGCGGACGGTGCCCTCGAACTGCTCAGCGAGGTCCTGCTCCACGTAGGCGCGGGTGAGGGCGGCGCCGCCCAGGATGACGGGCCACTTCTTCGCCAGGCCGCGGGACTGCAGCTCGGCCAGGTTGTCCTTCATCACCACGGTGGATTTCACCAGCAGGCCGGACATGCCGATCACGTCGGCGTCGTGCTCCTCGGCGGCGGCGATGATCTCGGCGATGCCCTGCTTGATGCCGATGTTGATGACGTTGTAGCCGTTGTTGGTGAGGATGATGTCCACCAGGTTCTTGCCGATATCGTGCACGTCGCCGCGGACGGTGGCGATCACCATGGTGCCCTTGCCGGAGGAGTCCGACTTCTCCATGTGCGGCTCCAGCAGGGCCACGGCGTTCTTCATCACCTCGGCGGACTGCAGCACGAACGGCAGCTGCATCTCGCCGGCGCCGAAGCGTTCGCCCACCACCTTCATGCCCTCGAGGAGCTGGTCGTTGATGATGGAAAGCGGGCTCATGCCTTCGCTGCGGGCCAGGTCCAGGTCCGCTTCGAGGCCCTTGCCTTCGCCGTCGATGATGCGGCGCTGCAGGCGTTCGCCGGTGGGCAGGGCGGCGAGTTCCGCGGCGCGCTGGTCCTTCAGCGCTGCGGTGTCGACGCCGGCGAACAGGTCCAGCATGATAGCCAGCGGATCGTAGGTGACGTTCCCGTCGGCGTCGTACTCGCGGCGGTCGTAGACGAGGTCCAGGGCCACCTTGCGCTGCTCCTCCGGGAGGGAGGCGAGCGGGACGATCT from Pseudarthrobacter chlorophenolicus A6 encodes:
- the metH gene encoding methionine synthase is translated as MPRFALDIESVARPVRAQALLDAVNHRVVIADGAMGTMLQGRDLSLETDFQNLEGCNEILNDTRPDVIADIHDAYFATGIDAVETNTFGANWSNLSDYGIDDRIEELANKGARIARQRAEAAEETDGRMRWVLGSMGPGTKLPSLGHTTYDHLKQTFALQAEGLIDGGADAFLIETSQDLLQTKAAVNGCRQAIVSKGIRLPIFVEVTVETTGTMLMGSEIGAALTALEPLGVDAIGLNCATGPDEMSEHLRHLSKQSTVAIACMPNAGLPVLGPNGAHYPLSPAELATAHEQFVREFGLGLVGGCCGTTPEHLAAVVERLAPFRAKAVETEDKTAPARIPTEREAGIASLYHHVNFDQESAYLAIGERTNANGSKAFRQAMLEERWDDCVDIAREQVRVGAHLLDVCIDYVGRDGVADIKEIVSRFASASTLPLVIDSTEPPVLQAGLELIGGRPVVNSVNYEDGDGPTSRFARIMPLVKEHGTAVIALTIDEQGQARTTDGKVAIASRLVDSLVNDWGMRVEDIIVDALTFPVATGQEETRRDGIETIEAIRQITTKYPGINTTLGVSNVSFGLNPAARMVLNSVFLHEAVQAGLTSGIIDAAKIVPLASLPEEQRKVALDLVYDRREYDADGNVTYDPLAIMLDLFAGVDTAALKDQRAAELAALPTGERLQRRIIDGEGKGLEADLDLARSEGMSPLSIINDQLLEGMKVVGERFGAGEMQLPFVLQSAEVMKNAVALLEPHMEKSDSSGKGTMVIATVRGDVHDIGKNLVDIILTNNGYNVINIGIKQGIAEIIAAAEEHDADVIGMSGLLVKSTVVMKDNLAELQSRGLAKKWPVILGGAALTRAYVEQDLAEQFEGTVRYAKDAFEGLALMEPLVRVARGEDPNSVGLPPLKKRIHRSGPTFTVTEPEAMPGRSDVVADNAVPAPPFWGTRIVRGVALNDYASFLDERATFMGQWGLKPGRGEDGASYEELVEREGRPRLRYWLDRILGEGMLDASVAYGYFPVVTEGEDVVVLHHGEDRDGVLGAAGLLAPDGGSGGSIGTERLRFSFPRQRRDRHLCLADFVRSRESGQIDVLPVQLVTAGSKIEEFTSKMFAANQYRDYYELNGLVMQLTESLAEFWHSRIRKELGFAAEEPKDKAGLFKLDYRGARFSLGYPACPDMEDRRKVVELLKPERMGVILSDELMLHPEQSTDAFVFHHPEAKYFKV